The DNA region TTGCTGTAATTGGTTTATCTATTTCTTTAATATATCCGGCAATTCAAGGATATGTTATTCAGCATGTAGAAAATGAATATGTTCCTGCAGCTTCAGCAGTTATAACAATTTTTAATAACCTAGGAGCCACATTTTTAACATATATAATAGGTTTTGCAGGTGGAATAAAGGCTAGCTATGTATTTATAATTCAGATATTCTTTTATGCATATATACTAATAATATCGATGCACTATTTAGTTTCTATGACTAAAAGGCAGCTAAATTAATATAAACATAAATATTGTTAAATATAAGGCTTTCAGCGTTTTACTGAAAGCCTTTTTTAATATTATAAGATATATATTTTAGTTGTTATCCATTCCATCATCTGTAGTAGGTGCGTCTGTCTGAATATAGGTAAGATGTCCACCAGGGTACACTCCATCATTAGTTACTTTATAGTCATCGTGATTGTGCATTGGATAAAATTGAGGGAAAAACTTTTTGTCAGGATTACATTATATAAGTTGATTATTTAGAGTTATATGTTAAAATATAAAAAATAATAATTTTTGTAATGTATGGGAGATTGAAAATCTAATAGTAATTATTTTGAAATTTTGTTCCATAATTTATTATTTGCATATATGCAATGTGAAGTTGTTTCAGAAAGGAATTTTTATATGAAGAAAATTTATGATACCATTTTATTTGATCTAGATGGGACTTTAACTGATCCTAAATTAGGTATTACAAAATCCATCCAATATTCATTAAAGTACTTTGGTATATTTGAAAATAATCTTGATGATTTAAAAAAATTTATTGGACCGCCTCTTAAGGATTCCTTTAAAGAATATTATAATTTCAGTGATACTGACGCAAATAGTGCAGTAGATAAATATAGAGAATATTTTGCTGATAAGGGTATATTTGAAAATAGATTATATACGGGCATAATTGAGTTACTGAATAAACTTTGTAGTGAAGAAAAGAATTTAATTATAGCTACATCAAAACCTACTGTTTTTGCTGAACGGATATTAAAACATTTTAACATACACCAATATTTTAAATTTGTAGCTGGTAGTAATCTGGATGGAACACAAAGCAAAAAAGGAGAAGTAATTTCTTATGCATTGAAGCAGGGTAAATACTGGGATAAGGATAAAATAATTATGGTAGGAGATAGAAAATATGATGTTATTGGAGCAAAAGAAGCAAAAATTGATTCAATAGGGGTATTATATGGTTATGGCTCCTTTGAGGAATTGAAAAAAGAAAGACCTGAATATATAGCTAAAAATATTGATG from Clostridium pasteurianum BC1 includes:
- a CDS encoding HAD family hydrolase; the protein is MKKIYDTILFDLDGTLTDPKLGITKSIQYSLKYFGIFENNLDDLKKFIGPPLKDSFKEYYNFSDTDANSAVDKYREYFADKGIFENRLYTGIIELLNKLCSEEKNLIIATSKPTVFAERILKHFNIHQYFKFVAGSNLDGTQSKKGEVISYALKQGKYWDKDKIIMVGDRKYDVIGAKEAKIDSIGVLYGYGSFEELKKERPEYIAKNIDELSKILV